The nucleotide window GCTTTAGGAGCAGGCTTTAAATAATAGACTTGTCTTCCTATTAAATAAACAGGAAGCGCAATCATTATAATAAGAATTAAATAACCCATCTTTTCAAATTAAACAGAATAAATAAATTCCGTCTGCCGTTTTCTTAAACGAAGGGTAAAAGTACAATATAAATTAATTGAGAGCTGAAAAATGAGTTTTTATTAATACAAATTTTACAATACTTGATTTTTAGCATGTAAAAATTATGAATTTTATAAGAAATCTCAATCATTACTCATAATTCTTAAACAAGAAATAATTTATTAACCTTAAAACGGTTTAATTTTTATGTTTCTAAACCAAACCTTGTTCCCATGATCTTGAAGCCCTATATGTCCCTTATGATACTTGCCGAAATATTCCCACCCCTTAAACTTGGAATTGTCTAGCATGTTTTGCCATTCATCTCCTTGGACTGGAAAAGTGATAGGTTCATTCCCGTTTATACTAATGCTTCCTTTATTTTCCTTATAATTTATTTCAATTAGGCATGAATTCCATTCACCTGCAGGATTAATAGCCTCGGGAGGATATGCCACTAAATCATATAAAGAACCCGCCTTGTGTGTGCCCCCAGCAACTTTAGCATCTGGGTGTCTTTCATTGTCCAAAATTTGGATTTCTGGACCAGTTTCATAAGCCTCAGGGCGTTTTC belongs to Aegicerativicinus sediminis and includes:
- a CDS encoding 3-keto-disaccharide hydrolase, yielding MRNIQLILLTLVLVLSCKDKSEDETLATEKFVDEEVKVEENDWIYLFDGTNLDHWRGYLADSIYANWTIEQDGTLMFTPDPEGYKNIITKDTYESFILSLDWRISEGGNSGIFWAVSEEGKRPEAYETGPEIQILDNERHPDAKVAGGTHKAGSLYDLVAYPPEAINPAGEWNSCLIEINYKENKGSISINGNEPITFPVQGDEWQNMLDNSKFKGWEYFGKYHKGHIGLQDHGNKVWFRNIKIKPF